The region TTCCCGCAGGCGCAGTCCTTCCATCTCCGCACCGCCCCGCTTGCCGTCTGGCCCGACTATACCAGATTCTTGGTACGCACGAGCACACGTTCGCGGAGGAATAGCCGGCGGTCGGCGGAATTTTGGCTCATCATGACGTGAAGCCCGCGCACCGCGTGTTTATCGAATCGCAACACGATTTGAACACAATGGCCGCATCACCCGCGAGGCGGGGGAAACGAAAGCGTCTGCGATGGGCGCAGAAAAAGGGGGCGACGGACCGTGGACACCAGGCAACTCGGCTTGACCTCTGGGAAGTGGGTAGTGGCGAACTGCGGGAAGTTCCCGAGCGAGAAGAACTGCCAGTTGGTGATCATGGCGCCGCAGAGTCAACGCCAGGACTTGATCGAGGCGGCGAGCGTGCACGCGGTCAAGAGCCACGGACACGACGACACGCCGGACTTGCGCCGGGAACTGGATCAGTTCCTCGACGTGGTCGACATCTGACACAGCGCGGCATTAGCCACGGCTCGACCATACCGAATCGGGGGTGACGGCGATGGGATACAGCGTGGAAGGGCGCTTGCTGGAAGCCTGCTCGTGCGGGGGGCCGTGTCCGTGCTGGGTGGGGGACGATCCGGACGGCGGGGCCTGTGATGGGTTGGTCTGCTATCACTACGACAAGGGCGAGATCAACGGCGTGAGCGTGGCGGGTCTTACGATGGCACTGCTCGCGCACATCCCCGGCAACATCCTGAAGGGCAACTGGCGGGTGGCTGTACACGTGGATAGCAAGGCCACGCCTCAGCAGAAGGAAGCGATCCTCGCGGCCCACACCGGCAAGCTGGGCGGGCCGATGGGGGACCTGGCCCCGCTGATCGGCGAGGTGGTCGGCATCTACGATGCGCCGATCGACTTCAACGTGGTGGAAGGCAAGGGCACCATCCGGATCGGCGACGTCGTCTCTGCGGAGATGCAGCCGTACACCGATTCGCAGGGCCGGCCGACCAAGCTTGTGGACAGTATCTTCAGCACGATCCCGGGCTCCCCGGCCTACCTCGGCAAGGCGATGTCGTACCGGGTGAATCTGCCCGCGCACAACATGCGGTGGGAGTTCAACGGGCGCAACGCGGTGCTGGGGATGTTCCGGTTTGAGGCGTAAGGCGGCGCGTCCGCCCGGCGGCGGCCGGCGGGCGGCCGCCCGGGTCCACGGGGTGGGGCCGTGATCGGCGCCGTCCGCACGCCGGAGGACGTCCGCTGGTACCGGCTGGCGGTGGGGACGCTTATCGTCGTCGCCTGGGCCGTGCTGGCGGCCTGGGGAGCGTCGCCGTTTGCGGGCCTGCTCGACCACCGGGAGATCGGGGAGGGCACGCTCTCCGGCTCCCGGCTGGTCGTGTTTGTGGCGGGCTGGACGCTCATGGTGATCGCGATGATGCTGCCCGGCAGCCTGCCCTTGATCAATCTCTTCGCGCGTCTCGTCGCCGCCCGCGCCGATCGGGCGCGCCTCCTGGCACGGTTGCTCCTTGGCTACCTAGGGGTGTGGGCGGTCTTCGGCACAGCGGCGTTCCGGGGCGACGCGTACCTGCACGCGATGGCGGCGCGCCTGCCGCAGCTCGGCGAGGCGGCGCCGTGGATCGGGGTCGCCGTGCTGCTCGCGGCCGGCGTCTACCAGGCGACGCCGCTCAAGGACAAGTGCCTCACGAAGTGCCGGTCGCCGTACACGTTTCTCGCGGAGCACTGGCGGGGCCGGGACGCGGCGGCCGAGGCGCTCCGGCTCGGCGTCCGGCACGGACTCTTCTGCATCGGGTGCTGCTGGATGTTGATGCTGCTGATGTTCGCGATCGGCGGGGTCAACCTCGGGTGGATGCTCGCGCTCGGCGCGGTGATGGCGGCGGAGCGGTCGTTCCGCTGGGGCCGGTACCTCACGGTGCCGGTCGGGCTGGCGCTGATGCTCGCCGCTGTCTGCCTGGTATACCGCGTGCCTCTTGTGATGAGAGTGTTCGGGGGATCGTAGCGGCTCTTCCGGCGGCCCCGATCAGGCCGTCTTCGTCGTCTGCTTGCCGATAAACCGCGTCCAGTATCGCCGGACGTCGTGGCCGCCGGCGCGCTGCAGCGCGCGCGCAATCTCGGCGCCTCCGCGATCTTCCAGCCGGACGGCCACCATCGTCTCACCGGACCGAATCCGATCGTTGTACCAGTACGCATCCTCGTGAGGAAGGCCTTCCGCGTCGGGTCCGGACCGCGGCTCGGGCGTGTCGAACAGCCACCCGGCCCACCCCTTGATGTTGCGGGTCGCCGCGGTCTGCGTTCGCACCCGGTAGTCGTCTTCACTCACCCCGAAGTGTCGGAGGACGCCGGCCGCCCGTTCGGCGGCCGCCGCGTCGGGAAAGAGGCCGAGCACGTACTCCACGTTGGTACCCTCCATCTCCGGCGTTCGCGTGCCATCATTTAATTTTCCCCACCGCGTCGGCGGATGTTCACTGCCGGCGGCCGGGGAAACCGCGCCGGCCCGTCGAACCCTCGGGCATCCTCGCGATAGGGAGGGGTACCCTGACCAACGAGGGGCCATGGACGCACGCTTCCTGACGTACGTCCTCGTTGCGGCGGTTCTCATTGTGACGCCGGGACCGGATATGGCCCTGGTCGCGCGCAACGCGGTGCGGGGCGGCTATCCCGCGGCCCGCGCCACGGCCTTTGGAGTCGGCGCCGGCATTTTTCTGTGGGGATGCGGCACGGCCGCCGGCCTCGCCCAGGCACTCGCGGCCTCGGCCGCCGTGTTCTCCGCGCTCAAGCTCGCCGGCGCGCTCTTCCTCGTTGCGCTCGGCGTCCGAAGCCTGCTGCGCGCCCGACGAGCGGCCGACGCGGCGGCCCTGGAGCGCCCCGCCGTCCCCCTCCGAGGCCGGCCCGCATTTGTCCAGGGGCTGATCGGCAACCTGCTCAATCCGAAGGCGGGCGCGATCTTCGTGGCCGTCGTGCCGCAGTTCGTCGAGCCCGGCGATCCTGCGACCCGGCTTGCGGCCATGACGGCGGCGTTCGTCGTCATGGTGACGGTCTGGCTCAATGTCTACGGGTTTGCGATTGCGCGCGCGTTCGCGCGCTTCGGGACCGGCATGCGCCGCCTGCTCGATGGAATCGCCGGCGCCGTCATGATCGGCCTCGGCGTACGGCTCGCCGTCGCGCGCCGGTAGCGCGTGGCGCTACGCCCGAAGGGCCGCCGGCGGCACCGTCCCCAATTCGTCGAAGAACCGCACGTAGGCGCGGGTGCCCCGGTCGAAGGTGCGCAGACGGAGAAACTCGTTCGGTGCGTGGACCAGATTGTCGGGCTCCCCGAAGGCGAAGAAGACCAGCCACGTCCCGAGCTCCCGCTTGACGAGATCCGCGACGGGGAGCGTGCCGCCGAGGCGCACCTGCACCGGATCCCTGCCGTAGGCCGCCCGCAGCGCCCGGGCCGCGGCCGCGAGTCCGGGATGCCCGGCGGGCATGAGGTACGGCCGCGCCTTGCCCGGCGACCGCGTCACCGTCACCGTGACGCCCGCCGGCGCGTGGCGGCGAACGTGCTGCTCCACCGCGTCGGCGATCTGGTCCGGGTCCTGATCGGGGACGAGCCGGCACGTGAGCTTCGCGTGGGCCTCGTTCGGCAGCACGGTCTTGCTGCCGTCGCCTTGAAAGCCGCCCCAGATGCCGTTGGCCTCGAGCGTCGGCCGGATCCACGTGCGCTCGAGCGGCGTATAGTCCGGCTCTCCAACCAGCTCGGCAACCCCCAGCGCTTCGCGGAGCGCGGCTTCGTCGAACGGGACCCGGGCCAGCTCGCGCCGTTCCGCCGCGGTCAGCGTGCAAACGGCGTCGTAGAAGTCCTTCACCGCGACCCGTCCGTCCGCGTCGTGCATTCCGGCGAGCAACGCGGCGAGCGCGTGCAGGGGGTTGGCGACCGCGCCGCCGTACGTGCCGGAGTGCAGGTCGGTGCGGGCGCCGCGCAGATCGATCTGAAGCCCGGCGAGTCCACGGTTCCCGAGCGTCAGGCACGGGGTGTCGACGTCCCACTGACCGCCGTCCGCGCTCACGGTGACGTCCGCGGCCAGGAGGTCGCGGTGGTCGTGGAGGAACGGCGCGAGGTTCGGGCTGCCGATTTCCTCCTCGCCCTCGAAGAGAAACTTTAGGTTGACCGCGGGGGATCCGGCCGCGTCGCGGATCGCCTCGAGCGCGGCGAGCGGAATGAACAGACTTCCCTTGTCGTCGCTCGCGCCCCGGGCGACCAGGCGGCCGTCGCGAAGGGCCGGCTCGAACGGCGGCGTGTCCCAGAGCGCGACGGGATCCACCGGCTGCACGTCGTAATGCCCATACAGCAGGATCGTGGGCAATCCGGCGCGCACCGGCCACGCGCCGTAGACGACCGGGTTCCCGCGTGTCGGCATGATCCGGACGTCGGGTACGCCGGCCGCGCGAACACGCTCCGCGAGCCACTCCGCGGCCGCGGTGATGTCCGGGCGGTGCGCCGGCAGCGCGCTCACGCTCGCGATTCGGAGGAATGCCTGCAGCTCGGCGAGGTGCCGGTCCCGGTGCGCCCCAAGATAGGCGTCCGCCGCCGCGTTATCCATCAGCGTCACTCCTTTGCGCCGGCGCGCCGTCCCCGGACCGCGACGCGCCGCCGTCGAGGTGCACGGTGAGCCAGCCGAGCAGGTGCCGCATTTCCTCCAGACGGTGGCGGGGTTGGCCGGCGGACGACATGCCGTGGCTCTCTCCAGGGAACCGGACGAAGAGCACCGGCGTGCCCTGCCGCTTGAGCGCGACGAAGAGCTGCTCGGCCTGTTCGATCGAACAGCGCAGGTCGTTCTCGCCGTGCAGAATCAGCAGCGGCGTCTTGATCTGACGCACGTACGTGATGGGCGAGCGCGCCAGGTAGAAGTCCGGTGACTCCCACGGCGCCCCGGGCCATTCCCAGCGGGCGCCGTGATAGGCGATGTCCCCGGTACCCCAGTGATTGTAGCGGTTGCAGGTGCTGCGAAGCGTTACCGCGGCCCGGAACCGCGGGGTGTGGCCCACGATCCAATTCGTCATGTAGCCGCCGTAACTGCCGCCGGCGACGCCGAGCCGCTCGGGATCGATCCACTCGTGGATCGCGAGCGCGCGGTCCAGTGCGCCCATCAGGTCCTGGTAATCGCCGCCGCCCCAATCGTGGTGCGTCGCGGCGAGAAACTTCTGCCCGTAGCCGTGACTTCCGCGGGGGTTCGTGAAGACGACGCCGTACCCCGCCGCGCACAGCAGCTGGAATTGATTCGAGAACGTGTGCCCGTACGCGCTGTGCGGGCCGCCGTGAATCTCGAGCACGGCCGGGAGGCGACGCCCCGTGCCGGCGTGCGCCGGTTTCATAACCCACCCGTCGACGACATCGCCCGAGGGCGTCTTGTACTCGAACCGCTCGGGCCGCGAGAGATCCAGGGTTTCGACCAGCGGGGTGTTCCACGCGGACAATCGGCGGAATGTCGCGGGGCCGCCGGGGCCCAGTTCCGCGACGGCGATCTCGCCCGGCGTGAGGGGATCGCACTCGACGCACGCGGCGCGGCGGGCGGCGCGGTCGAGTGCACACCCGACCAGATCGTGGTCTCCCCGCGTCTCGAGCCGGATCGTTCCGTCCGGCACCGCGACGGAGGCGACCTGGCCGGTGCCCCGTTCCGTCGTCAGGAAATAGAGCCGGGTCCCGTCGGGGGCCCAGGTGAGCCCTCCGGAGCCCGGCTGCGAGCGCACGTCGCCCGACATGTGACGGCCGATGCTGCCCTCATAGCCGCGCGTCACACAGGCCGGTTCGCCGCCGCCTGCCGGGACCACCCAAATCTGCGGAAGCGTGGCGCCGCCGAACTCGTTGTCGTGGCCGATGTAGGCAACCTGCGTGCCGTCGGGCGACCACGCCGGGCTCTCGGCCGGTCCGACCGTCCGGGTGAGACGGCGGGGCACCGCGGTTCCGTCCGTCGCCGGCACGATCCACACGTCGGCGGCTTCGACGAGGTCCGCGTCGGGCGACGCGTTGCCGGTATACGCGAGGAACACGCCGTCCGGCGACCACGCCGGCGTGAGGTGGTCGTAGTCGCCCTGCGTCACCTGCCGGACCGCGCCGCCCGAGGCCGGAGCGATGAAGACCTGTCTCCAACGGCCGTCCCAGAACCCTTCGCCGTCCTGTTTGTAGTGGAGGCGGGAAATCACCCGGACGTCACTGGGTTCGCGCCGTCCCGTCCCGGACGGAGGGTCCGCCGGCTCGGGTTTTCCCACAAACGCGACCCACTTGCTGTCCGGCGACCACGCGAGGTCGGCGGGCGACAACGATCCCGAGGTCAGAGGCCGGGCTTCGCCCCCGTCCACCGGGATGACCCAGATCTGCTTCGTCCCGCCGCGGTCCGACACGAACGCGATGCGGCTGCCGTCGGGGGACCAGCGCGGGCCGGCGTCCCGGCTTCGCGCGGTGGTGAGCCGGCGGGGTGCCGGAGGGATCGTGGCGCCCGCGGTCGAGGAAGCGG is a window of bacterium DNA encoding:
- a CDS encoding DUF1059 domain-containing protein; its protein translation is MDTRQLGLTSGKWVVANCGKFPSEKNCQLVIMAPQSQRQDLIEAASVHAVKSHGHDDTPDLRRELDQFLDVVDI
- a CDS encoding DUF1326 domain-containing protein; translated protein: MGYSVEGRLLEACSCGGPCPCWVGDDPDGGACDGLVCYHYDKGEINGVSVAGLTMALLAHIPGNILKGNWRVAVHVDSKATPQQKEAILAAHTGKLGGPMGDLAPLIGEVVGIYDAPIDFNVVEGKGTIRIGDVVSAEMQPYTDSQGRPTKLVDSIFSTIPGSPAYLGKAMSYRVNLPAHNMRWEFNGRNAVLGMFRFEA
- a CDS encoding DUF2182 domain-containing protein, translating into MIGAVRTPEDVRWYRLAVGTLIVVAWAVLAAWGASPFAGLLDHREIGEGTLSGSRLVVFVAGWTLMVIAMMLPGSLPLINLFARLVAARADRARLLARLLLGYLGVWAVFGTAAFRGDAYLHAMAARLPQLGEAAPWIGVAVLLAAGVYQATPLKDKCLTKCRSPYTFLAEHWRGRDAAAEALRLGVRHGLFCIGCCWMLMLLMFAIGGVNLGWMLALGAVMAAERSFRWGRYLTVPVGLALMLAAVCLVYRVPLVMRVFGGS
- a CDS encoding LysE family translocator is translated as MDARFLTYVLVAAVLIVTPGPDMALVARNAVRGGYPAARATAFGVGAGIFLWGCGTAAGLAQALAASAAVFSALKLAGALFLVALGVRSLLRARRAADAAALERPAVPLRGRPAFVQGLIGNLLNPKAGAIFVAVVPQFVEPGDPATRLAAMTAAFVVMVTVWLNVYGFAIARAFARFGTGMRRLLDGIAGAVMIGLGVRLAVARR
- a CDS encoding dipeptidase, translating into MDNAAADAYLGAHRDRHLAELQAFLRIASVSALPAHRPDITAAAEWLAERVRAAGVPDVRIMPTRGNPVVYGAWPVRAGLPTILLYGHYDVQPVDPVALWDTPPFEPALRDGRLVARGASDDKGSLFIPLAALEAIRDAAGSPAVNLKFLFEGEEEIGSPNLAPFLHDHRDLLAADVTVSADGGQWDVDTPCLTLGNRGLAGLQIDLRGARTDLHSGTYGGAVANPLHALAALLAGMHDADGRVAVKDFYDAVCTLTAAERRELARVPFDEAALREALGVAELVGEPDYTPLERTWIRPTLEANGIWGGFQGDGSKTVLPNEAHAKLTCRLVPDQDPDQIADAVEQHVRRHAPAGVTVTVTRSPGKARPYLMPAGHPGLAAAARALRAAYGRDPVQVRLGGTLPVADLVKRELGTWLVFFAFGEPDNLVHAPNEFLRLRTFDRGTRAYVRFFDELGTVPPAALRA
- a CDS encoding S9 family peptidase, translating into MAAAPSRSNAGRRRFAVEDMLRWKVAGAPDLSPDGSWVVCPLTVADETTNGYETQLWLVAASSTAGATIPPAPRRLTTARSRDAGPRWSPDGSRIAFVSDRGGTKQIWVIPVDGGEARPLTSGSLSPADLAWSPDSKWVAFVGKPEPADPPSGTGRREPSDVRVISRLHYKQDGEGFWDGRWRQVFIAPASGGAVRQVTQGDYDHLTPAWSPDGVFLAYTGNASPDADLVEAADVWIVPATDGTAVPRRLTRTVGPAESPAWSPDGTQVAYIGHDNEFGGATLPQIWVVPAGGGEPACVTRGYEGSIGRHMSGDVRSQPGSGGLTWAPDGTRLYFLTTERGTGQVASVAVPDGTIRLETRGDHDLVGCALDRAARRAACVECDPLTPGEIAVAELGPGGPATFRRLSAWNTPLVETLDLSRPERFEYKTPSGDVVDGWVMKPAHAGTGRRLPAVLEIHGGPHSAYGHTFSNQFQLLCAAGYGVVFTNPRGSHGYGQKFLAATHHDWGGGDYQDLMGALDRALAIHEWIDPERLGVAGGSYGGYMTNWIVGHTPRFRAAVTLRSTCNRYNHWGTGDIAYHGARWEWPGAPWESPDFYLARSPITYVRQIKTPLLILHGENDLRCSIEQAEQLFVALKRQGTPVLFVRFPGESHGMSSAGQPRHRLEEMRHLLGWLTVHLDGGASRSGDGAPAQRSDADG